In one Moritella sp. 5 genomic region, the following are encoded:
- the cobA gene encoding uroporphyrinogen-III C-methyltransferase produces the protein MTVELITKAQSKNNNTLGQVALVGAGPGDPELLTLKALKAIENADLILFDNLVSHEIRALFPTHTNAIYVGKKKADHCIPQDQLNLFMVDKAKQGLNICRLKGGDPFVFGRGSEEQLVLHAHDIKTIVVPGVTAASGCTAYAGIPLTHRGLSTGCTFITGHLKNGQLDLNWSQLAHLEHTLVFYMGLGKLAEISAQLISHGLASDTPAALIENGSTPQQREFVGTVATLPALAIEHQLQSPSLIVIGKVVSLAEQLSWRDLEQAAKNQELSA, from the coding sequence ATGACAGTTGAATTAATTACCAAAGCGCAATCAAAAAATAACAACACGCTAGGTCAAGTGGCATTAGTAGGAGCAGGTCCGGGGGATCCAGAGTTACTCACACTAAAAGCATTAAAAGCGATTGAAAATGCCGACCTGATCTTGTTTGATAACTTGGTTAGCCATGAAATTAGAGCCTTATTTCCAACCCACACCAACGCTATTTATGTGGGTAAGAAAAAAGCAGACCATTGTATTCCACAAGATCAGTTGAATTTATTCATGGTCGATAAAGCTAAACAAGGTCTGAATATTTGTCGCCTAAAAGGCGGTGATCCGTTTGTATTTGGCCGCGGTAGTGAAGAACAACTTGTGCTCCATGCCCACGATATAAAAACAATCGTCGTGCCCGGCGTAACAGCGGCATCAGGTTGTACCGCCTACGCAGGGATCCCGTTAACCCACAGAGGTTTATCAACAGGCTGTACCTTTATTACTGGACACCTAAAAAATGGCCAGCTAGACCTCAATTGGTCGCAACTTGCACACCTTGAACACACCTTAGTGTTCTATATGGGACTCGGTAAATTAGCTGAAATTTCAGCGCAACTTATCAGCCATGGTTTAGCCAGTGATACACCTGCAGCCTTGATAGAAAACGGCTCGACACCACAACAAAGAGAATTCGTTGGCACAGTAGCTACATTGCCAGCACTCGCGATTGAACACCAATTACAAAGCCCTAGCCTGATCGTGATCGGTAAAGTTGTCTCTCTTGCAGAGCAACTGAGTTGGAGAGATCTAGAGCAAGCGGCAAAAAATCAAGAATTAAGCGCATAA
- a CDS encoding molybdopterin oxidoreductase family protein, whose product MIFGRKDQKPIRIADKQVKEWKYTTCGYCSTGCSIEIGINKQGNAVASRGVADADVNRGKLCIKGIFEHELFDAAGRGNNPLVRDHIHDQYKETSWDSALDTMGDKIKAIQAQYGKDSFAIVSTGQLLTEEFYTLGKLARGCIGTNNYDGNTTLCMASAVSGYKRSFGSDGPPGCYDDFSHTDCLIAWGSNLPEQHPVIYWRLKEAKEQRNFPLIVVDPRVTMLAQFADIHLPISPGTDIVLQNSLMHVILKEGLEDKDYIEKYTNGIEELRACVEDFDPTSAAKICGIDEDTIRHVARLFAKAGRAMSIWTMGLNQSTHGSDAITGCNSLSLITGNIGVPGGTSLSITGQCNAMGTREWSSCSGLPGYRALEKEKDRNDIAEFWGIDPEFFPKKRGLAQTDIFPAIETGQIKGLWLVATNPMTSMPNTSRIRKTLEKLDFLVVQDAYQDVETIQYAHMFLPAAVWAEKEGVFTNTERRVNRVSNVQAPKGNSKSDFWIFSELSKRFENGQKITFPVTTEEAFEEMKALSKGAGRNLDISGMTYEKIEKARGIQWPFREGDESNTGNPRLYSDGVFPTPTGKANLIPLPWIDNNEHPCDEYPFWLNSGRVVEHFHTRTRTGKMGNLNKYSPTPYMEMNPDAAAKLGIKHQSYVRLASRRGDAVVMVQLTQRVAPNAVFIPFHFHDCVNRLSLGLLDPHSRQPAFKQSSIRIEHVDQKLAAKMNRERRTY is encoded by the coding sequence ATGATTTTCGGACGCAAGGATCAAAAGCCTATTCGTATTGCGGATAAGCAGGTAAAAGAATGGAAATATACAACTTGTGGATATTGTTCTACAGGTTGTTCTATCGAGATCGGTATTAATAAGCAAGGGAATGCAGTTGCGAGTCGAGGCGTTGCTGACGCAGACGTCAACAGAGGTAAATTGTGTATTAAGGGTATTTTTGAACATGAATTATTTGACGCGGCGGGCCGAGGTAATAATCCGCTTGTGCGTGATCACATTCATGATCAGTATAAAGAAACGAGTTGGGATAGCGCGCTCGATACCATGGGCGATAAAATTAAAGCGATTCAAGCGCAATACGGTAAAGATTCATTTGCGATTGTTTCTACTGGGCAGTTGTTAACCGAAGAGTTTTATACGTTAGGTAAATTAGCGCGAGGCTGTATCGGAACGAACAATTACGATGGTAATACAACCTTATGTATGGCCTCGGCCGTATCAGGTTATAAACGTTCATTTGGTTCGGATGGGCCTCCCGGTTGTTACGATGATTTCTCGCACACCGATTGCCTTATTGCCTGGGGTTCTAATCTGCCTGAGCAGCACCCTGTTATTTATTGGCGTTTAAAAGAAGCCAAAGAACAACGTAACTTCCCGCTTATCGTGGTTGATCCTCGTGTCACTATGCTTGCACAGTTTGCTGATATCCATTTACCCATTAGTCCTGGTACCGATATCGTATTACAAAATTCATTAATGCACGTGATCTTAAAAGAAGGTCTAGAAGATAAAGACTATATTGAAAAATACACGAATGGCATTGAAGAACTAAGGGCATGTGTCGAAGATTTTGACCCAACATCAGCCGCTAAAATATGTGGTATTGATGAAGATACTATTCGTCATGTAGCTCGTTTATTTGCTAAGGCTGGGCGTGCTATGAGTATCTGGACCATGGGACTGAACCAAAGTACTCATGGTAGTGATGCGATTACCGGCTGTAATTCGTTATCGCTTATCACAGGTAATATCGGTGTACCGGGTGGCACGAGCTTATCTATTACTGGTCAATGTAATGCGATGGGCACACGTGAATGGTCTTCTTGTTCAGGCTTACCTGGTTATCGCGCATTAGAGAAAGAAAAGGATCGTAACGATATTGCTGAATTTTGGGGCATTGACCCAGAGTTCTTTCCGAAAAAACGTGGTTTAGCACAAACTGATATTTTCCCTGCTATTGAAACAGGGCAAATTAAAGGCCTATGGTTAGTGGCGACAAACCCGATGACGTCGATGCCGAATACCTCGCGTATTCGTAAAACATTAGAGAAGCTAGATTTCTTAGTGGTGCAGGATGCGTATCAAGACGTAGAAACCATCCAATATGCGCACATGTTTTTACCTGCTGCGGTATGGGCAGAAAAAGAGGGGGTATTCACCAATACCGAGCGCCGCGTTAACCGCGTGAGTAATGTGCAAGCACCAAAAGGTAACTCTAAATCTGACTTTTGGATCTTCTCTGAATTATCTAAACGTTTTGAAAATGGTCAAAAAATCACTTTTCCTGTGACGACTGAAGAAGCATTTGAAGAAATGAAAGCGTTGTCCAAAGGCGCTGGCCGTAACCTTGATATTTCAGGGATGACTTACGAAAAAATTGAAAAAGCGCGTGGTATTCAATGGCCCTTCCGTGAAGGAGATGAAAGTAATACTGGTAATCCGCGTTTATATAGTGATGGCGTGTTCCCAACCCCTACGGGTAAAGCGAATCTTATTCCACTGCCTTGGATTGATAATAACGAACACCCCTGCGATGAATACCCATTCTGGTTAAACAGTGGCCGTGTGGTTGAACATTTTCATACCCGTACGCGTACCGGTAAAATGGGTAATCTCAACAAATATAGCCCAACGCCGTATATGGAAATGAATCCAGACGCTGCAGCTAAGCTTGGTATCAAGCATCAAAGTTATGTACGTTTGGCTTCGCGCCGTGGTGATGCGGTGGTCATGGTGCAATTAACGCAGCGCGTCGCACCAAACGCGGTATTTATTCCATTCCATTTCCATGATTGTGTTAATCGCTTGTCGTTAGGTCTACTTGATCCGCATTCTCGTCAGCCTGCATTTAAGCAGAGTTCAATTCGTATTGAACATGTAGACCAGAAACTGGCGGCGAAAATGAACCGCGAACGACGTACGTACTAA